CAAATCCAGATCAAAGAGAGCTTGATTCTCTTTTGTCAACTGGGGAACAGCAAACAGTGGCGCTTTTATCTATAGCATTGAATGCTGAAGGAGAAAAGGCAGTGTCACTTACAGGACCTCAAGCAAATGTAAAAACTATGGGGGTTCATACAAAAAGTAAAATAAAAAGTATAGATATAGAAAAGATAGAAAGTTATCTGAAAGATGGAAGGGTAGTTATAGTAACTGGATTTCAAGGAGTTAATGAAAATGGAGATATAACGACTTTAGGGAGAGGTGGGTCAGACACAAGTGCAGTGGCACTGGCTGCTGCTCTAGGGTGTGAATGCAGAATATATACAGATGTAGAAGGAATATATAGTGTAGATCCTAGAAAATATAAAGATGCTAAATTATTGGATAAAATTTCATATGAGGAGATGATGGAAATGGCACATCTTGGTGCAGGGGTTATGGAGACAAGAGCAGTAGAATTAGGAAAAAAATTTAATATACCAATTTTTGTAGGAAGAAGTTTAAGTGAAACAGGAGGAACATATATTATGGAAAAAAATAGTGCTTTAGAAGAAAAATTAGTAACTGGACTTAGTATAGCAAATGAAATAATTGTAACAACAATCTCAAATATAGATTATTCAGCAGAAAAGATAGCAGAGATATTTTCAACAATAAATAACTGTGGATTGAATATAAATATGATTACTCAAAATATAAGCAGAGATAGAAAGACAGATATATCATTCAGTTGTACTCTTGGGGAAAAATATCTACTGGATCAGGTAGTGGAACAGATAAGAAATAGATATCCAGAGATAGAGATAGAGTATCAGGATAATCTGGGAATGATATCAGTTGTAGGAATTGGAATGATAAATAATTCAGGAATAGCAGGAAGATTTTTTTCAGCATTGAGCAATGCAGGAGTAGAATTCTATCAGGTGACAACTTCTGAAATAAGTATATCATGCAGTATAGACAAAAATTTGATAAGCAGAGCTGTAGAATCAGCTGCTATGGAATTTGGACTTTAGGAGGGAAAAATGAAAATTGCTATAGTAGGAGCAACTGGACTGGTAGGGAGAACATTTTTAAAAGTATTAGAAGAAAGAAATTCTGATATAGAAGTACTTTATCTTTTTGCTTCAAAGAGGAGTGCAGGAAGTAAAGTAGTCTTTAAAAATAATGAATATACAGTTGAAGAACTTACAGAAAATAGTTTTGACAGAGATATAGATATTGCTTTGTTTTCTGCTGGAGGAGATATAAGTAAGAAATTTGCTCCAATAGC
The DNA window shown above is from Fusobacterium sp. and carries:
- a CDS encoding aspartate kinase; amino-acid sequence: MRVVLKYGGSSVATIEKIKAISGYISKLKKEKCNEIVVVASAMGKTTDALIKMANEISSNPDQRELDSLLSTGEQQTVALLSIALNAEGEKAVSLTGPQANVKTMGVHTKSKIKSIDIEKIESYLKDGRVVIVTGFQGVNENGDITTLGRGGSDTSAVALAAALGCECRIYTDVEGIYSVDPRKYKDAKLLDKISYEEMMEMAHLGAGVMETRAVELGKKFNIPIFVGRSLSETGGTYIMEKNSALEEKLVTGLSIANEIIVTTISNIDYSAEKIAEIFSTINNCGLNINMITQNISRDRKTDISFSCTLGEKYLLDQVVEQIRNRYPEIEIEYQDNLGMISVVGIGMINNSGIAGRFFSALSNAGVEFYQVTTSEISISCSIDKNLISRAVESAAMEFGL